A genomic segment from Corylus avellana chromosome ca5, CavTom2PMs-1.0 encodes:
- the LOC132181482 gene encoding uncharacterized protein LOC132181482, which yields MSLNTGMRSCAKLLRSSGAILPNSANRGFHSTGVKRMGGGHGHDEPYYLHAKHMYNLDRMKYQALKMSLGVFTAFSIGVGVPVFAVVFQQKKTASG from the exons ATGTCCCTCAACACTGGAATGAGGTCGTGTGCCAAGTTATTGAGGTCTTCAGGAGCAATTCTGCCAAACTCAG CAAATAGGGGTTTCCACTCGACCGGGGTGAAGAGAATGGGAGGAGGACATGGTCATGATGAACCATACTACCTGCATGCCAAACACATGTATAACTTGGACAGGATGAAATACCAGGCTTTGAAAATGAGCCTTGGAGTGTTTACTGCGTTCAGCATTGGTGTGGGTGTTCCAGTCTTTGCTGTCGTATTCCAGCAAAAGAAAACGGCTTCTGGCTGA